A region of Plasmodium cynomolgi strain B DNA, scaffold: 0419, whole genome shotgun sequence DNA encodes the following proteins:
- a CDS encoding CYIR protein (putative;~vir-type antigen) yields MITRNEQTVGTVTVKFDNINQTLDSDKCFSLYSEIVEEIQGKNEEFEGKNHADFKDECEKLTRYIKEENQKLKECYTKWFLDLNLDVDEQINRFYRICSANTSSNYILPQDKKSNELIDGTKISCETNQDCVKEVKEPKGKAGEGTSQPNEKDPKIITSETKALQSNTHNSQPINGTADVGVNTASSDHTPSVKSNIENASHSELDVTKAANNASSESKGVDSAVSNVEAKQDKDSCSNNHCKRYRVFKILLLVYLLLWNYKGTVHLNVKRALDKKHLI; encoded by the exons aTGATAACACGTAATGAACAAACAGTGGGGACCGTAACCGTTAAATTTGATAATATAAACCAAACATTGGACTCAGATAAGTGTTTCAGTTTATATTCTGAAATTGTAGAGGAGATTCaaggtaaaaatgaagaatttgaAGGAAAGAATCATGCAGATTTCAAGGACgaatgtgaaaaattaaCTAGATatataaaggaagaaaatcagAAACTTAAAGAGTGTTATACTAAATGGTTTCTAGATCTTAACTTAGATGttgatgaacaaataaacCGTTTTTATCGAATATGTAGTGCAAATACTAGTAGTAATTACATCTTACCACAAGATAAAAAATCTAATGAATTAATAGACGGTACAAAAATATCCTGCGAAACAAATCAAGACTGTGTAAAAGAAGTAAAAGaaccaaaaggaaaagcggGTGAAGGAACATCGCAACCGAATGAAAAAGACCCCAAAATAATAACTTCAGAAACAAAAGCTCTTCAAAGCAATACACATAATAGTCAACCCATAAATG GTACTGCTGACGTGGGGGTTAATACTGCATCATCTGACCATACACCTAGTGTTAAAAGTAATATTGAAAATGCTTCTCATAGTGAACTTGATGTTACTAAAGCTGCTAATAATGCATCCAGTGAAAGTAAAGGTGTTGATAGTGCAGTTTCGAATGTTGAAGCTAAACAGGATAAGGACTCATGCAGTAATAATCACTGTAA GAGATACAGGGTATTCAAGATTCTCCTGCTAGTGTATCTACTTCTATGGAATTACAAAGGGACGGTTCAC